From the genome of Rhododendron vialii isolate Sample 1 chromosome 10a, ASM3025357v1:
AAGGACACCATACAGACACGTGCCAGACACTCAAAATAGAAGTGCCACATCTTTAGACACTTCAGGGACCCAATTTTAGGTCACTCTCAGACGCCCAATAGAAACTTGCAGGACATGTCGGGAGTACCAAACAACATAGTAGGCTCTACTTAAAGCTTCGAAAAACCTTGTCTTTGTGTGATAAATTATGATTGAGTGATTATGTACTACGTGGATGACCAAACAAATTTTGTAGAAACAATTGTCTAAATTATGCAGTGACCAACGTGAATAAAGCATAAATCATACTAATCTTCTTGTAATTAGAGCCATATTTGTTATTTTGCAATGTATCTTCTTAAACATGTCCCTTAATGGGTTGTGTCCTCCAATTTTCCGAAATTCGCACATCACAATGTTAGTTTTACGTTGCGTGCCCGTTTGGTGCTGCTCCTAAGGTGTTAGACGACATTGTTCTAGCAAATGAACAGTCTTTTGTGTAGTTGAAAGGTTTCTCTGTAGTTTTTACATGTCACTTTATTCACTTTACCTGTAAAATTGGCCTTGTATGCAACAGCTTTCTCAAGGTATGCACCATTGAATGTTGATCCACTAAAATCAGATTCCCTCATATCAGCAGATGTGAAATTTGCTCTTCTGTATCAGCCATTAGGTTGATCAAAACACATTATTGCGCTGAATAGTCGGAGTATGGAATTGAGAAACTATTATTAAGAGAAACTATTATTAAGACACTTCCAGAACAATTTAACACAAGCATTGTTCCGATGAACTTTAATTTCTGAACATAACAACTTCATCTAGTTCACTAAGcctaacttcttcttcttcttctttttcttttttaattttatctaAATTGGCTAAAGATGCTCCAAAGAACAGGAATAGTTCACACTTCACAGCCTCGTCCAACTGGAAATCCACACAAAGCTATTACTCTACTCTCGTTTATCTCCTCTACTTGATTTGGTTGGTTTGAAATAGTGTacgagcatctccagcccttactgaaatttgagaaaatttaagcaaaagcttcatttggtatgTAGTACTCCAATGGACAAACCCCATTGTTGAGCACAATTccgagtaaaagcttcattaacGGCATAGTTGTAACTCGTGAAGATCAAAACAAGCCTTTGAaaatttggtgaaaatttcAAGTAGAACTCAATCGGGTATGAAGTTGAGTCAAAGACTCGAGTGAGTTTACAAGGGTTTTACTCATACTATGGTTCTGAGTCGATTAAAAGAGTAAGGGCCTGAGATGCACTAacaattttgaaccaaattaaTTTGCAGCCAAACAAAGATAAACTGCTGGCAACATGGATGCAAAGGAATCATTGACGAAAATGCAGGACACTGACCTGAAATTTTCATTGACATGAACTGCTTTCctggaaccaaaaaaaaaacccttattgATAAGAAGGTTCCACagaatacatatatatagggtTTGTTTTTCTGGGTGTGGGAAATGGACCTGAGATCTGCGGAACCAAATTGGGCGGCGGATCCTATCCCGAATTCGCCGCGTAATTCAGCTTCAAACTTATTGAGGTCCGCGAGGGCAGGCATATTGCCGGCGCTAAATGTCGTCACCACCGCAGCAGCAGTGGCAGCGGTAGCCAATGCCGTCGTTGAAATTATGGTCTTCCACTTGCTGCTGCCGGATTCTGCAAAAATGGGTGGTCGGAAGTTGGAATATTACAAACTTCTTAATTACTAACGAGTAGTTTTCATCCCACTACTGGTATTGTTAAAGACATACAGAAACATTGATACAGAAATCCTCCCTCCATCCAAAATTACtaataaagttttcaaaaaataataataaaatcattataaattacagaaatatagacaattttttaagtGGGTCGTCGAAAGAGACGAGTAATTTGGGAGGGAGGGGAAGTAATCGTAAGAACTCACTCACTGTGAGGATGATGGAAGTTGCTGCTGCTTTCTGGTTTTAGTTGACAGAATACTCGGAGTGGTTTTGAGGaagagtagtagtagtacttaaGAAGCCTACTGCTacaagtagtagtagtagtagtagtattagaaaaagaagatgaagaaaatggTTTTGAGGTGGTGTTGATGGATTTCAAAGGTAGTATTATGGAGATTGGAGAGACTGACATTTTCACTAGAGATCAGATCAGATGAAAGAAGAAACAGAGGGAAGAGGACGATCCACTGCAAGCTGAATAGATACAACTTTGGATTATGGGGATGACGATTGGTATGGGATGTGTACACGTGGCCCTGAAATCTATTGTACCCATGCGTACCTTCTATTGATACCACTTGGATTTTTCTTATGTTTAATCCTTGCCACTGATTTACGGagtattattcaattttgatccAAGAAAAGGGCTAACGGTTTAACTGGCACACTGCCACTTGTTGCCCAATTGTCTTTGTCATCACATTGAGATCATATAAGACTTGGACTATGTTCGGAACTTatggaaatgaaagaaaaataaaaataaaaataaaaataaaagagaagaaaaatgagagaaagaatTTACTATTCACTGTACTTGAAATTCTTATTCTTTTCGCtctctttcaaccaaacaatggaagggaaatttttttattctctctgtctctttttaagtgtcttgctttataattctaacttattaaaaagatatcatcattatatctttcacatcaattttttccttcactttccttacttacccatcatcattacatttttacttactaacttttcaaaatggaatctacttttagagacaaaatagacaatataccaacttttacccactaacttttcaaactagacacttattaagggacaacccaaaatgaaatactgaactctaaataaggaacagagggagtaatattcctttctttttctttcctttccatgGGTTCCAAACAAAGTCTTAAGATTAAGTGCACGAGTCTTGTATGAATTTGTAGTGGAAAAAATATTGGGGCACTATGTGGCGATACCTTACGATGGCCCTGAGATTTCCGAGGCCCTAGGCAGGATTTAAAAATGGAGCCTCTCATTTTTTAGTATATTTATTAGTTGTTCAATATATAAAACAAGTTAGCTTTGTGGTTCAGCGGCAAAGTAGTTGAACTGCCTAAGCGGGATTTAAAAATGGAGCCCATCATTTTCCAACATCGGAGATTCTTTTTCGGCAACGTGCATTTTTATTTGTCTCTGTGTAGATCTAAatcttgttttctattttcctttttgtgttgcttttgttatttatttaatgaagtTCTTGCTtttcaccaaacaaaaaaaaccctcatcTCAACCCAAACATAACATTAATGAACCACGCAAAAGGAATTACTTCTTCCAACTTACCCAAAGCCTAAATATATAATGATTGCGAAGCACGTAATAGTGCAAGGAAATATGGTATGGTAAAAGCAGTTTGTGGTGAACTTTCAAAACAAACTGCACATTTCCATTCAACATCTTACTAACAGTTAGAGATTGTCCATTCCCTTGCACATTTCCTCCGTTGACTACTTAACTTGCAAATTTTAGCAACAACAGTATCTATTCTTCCTCCATTTGATCCTTCCAAAAACCGTCCATGTTACTTCTCTGAACAGGTTCAAGCAAAACCATTGCACTCTTCAACATCTTCCTTTCATCCTCATTGCTGATCACctcagcttctctctctaattgCGGGTAAATGCCGTGCACAAAAGCCGACATCAATTTCAGATCTTCCCACTCTCCGCGTTCCTGCTTAACCAATTTCGCATAGACGAAGTGTGCGAGTCCTAACACCATTTCAAAATCCTTCCTTTCCAGCCCACCTGCTATACCACTCAAGAAAACCACCCCAACTGCCTCCAATACGTTTGCATTTCCTCTTAAAAGTAGAATTACCATTTCTGTAAGTTTCTTGAACGCAGGAAACTCCAACTGTTCAGAAACTTTCTCACTTTCCTCATCCGCAACTTCACTTATTTCACGGAATTCAATTTTTGCTAACATTGTGAGCCATAATGGATAACAGGACAATTCAGATTCTCTGTCTTCTACAGTTTGCTTCTGTATGTGTGCTGACCCCAATGCCAAAATCAAGTCAGGTAGCCACGGCTTCATTGCAGCAACAACACGTGTTGCATAACCAGAGCCCAAAAACGATTCAATTGAAACTATTAGATCGAGAAGACCATTGGCGAGGTTATGAGCTTCTGGGGGAGGGAGTGAATCTCCATTGGAGCTTACAAGGACTAAATTGAGCAATTTGGCGAAATAGGTGAAGGAGCTTTTCCAACAGAGGAATGCATCTTTAAAATCTTCCTCCTTAAACTGCACCTTGTCACTGGATTGTTGCTTTAAATTAGACATAATGAACTCCACATAATCCAGTGAGAATTTCAAGCACTTGACTTGACTGAAGGAAATAAGACCCATTGCAGTTGCATCGACAATGTACTTGAGAACTGCAGTCAGGATCTTCACTGTACTGAACATCCTTTTCTGTTCGCTTAAAATGGATTCTGCATGAAGTTGATAAATAAGCTCAACTAATAGTTTACCAATACTATTCGGAGTTGGGACAGAGTTCGAAGAAATAATAACAAACTAACAATGGTCCAGAAAGCTGCCATATTAAATTGGTAATTAACCTGCAAGAGGCCCAACATGAAACTCTGAAATGTTGTTTGTGTTGAATATAAAGTGCAGGATCAGCATGGACAAACAAGAGAATTGATATAAACTATCAAAACAAACTGACCCATATATTCCGAAATGCAATCGTTTTTATCATAAAACCATTCCAGTTACATTCAATAGacaatcaaaagtttttttttttttttttgttctaccACTTCTCAGCAGTTCCCCGAGTTTTGGTGATAATTGGAAAGTTGGAACTTCAGAGGGGAAAATTGGCCAACAAAGTCCTTCAACTGAGGAGCACTAAGTGCAGGGTCAAACTCACAAGATGAGAAACACTATGCCCATTTCATCGATCATTGTTTTAATTTCAATACTCACAAAATATCAGCAAACGAGGGTTCACTAAAACAGATGCATTCAGGCAAAAAATACCCTTCTGCCATCACTGACCTCCATCACTTGGGCTTGAGGTTCTGATTTCTGAATCTTTCTCTTGCTGGCCATGATAGCttgtcttcttcctcctctcctgCTTTGCTTCTGACGGCAATTCGCTGGAGTTTCCTGTGTCACCAGCTTCAAATAACTTCTTTGTACAGTTGAATAGATGATCCATGGTCTGTTCCAGCAAAGTTGGCTGAAAAACCACAGATTCAGATTTTAAACAGTGGCAAAAGAATAACCAATCAAAAAGTCATTAACACAAAAGGTGATGGAAAAGGTAGAGTCCAGTTAAGGCAGATTCCCTAATATAAAATCAACCAAGAAAGCTTCAAAATTCCCACCATTTCATATGATTCACTAAACATGATAACATCTATGAGAAGTGCAGAAGTTGGTATTTTGTTCCTTCAGATCCCCGTGATCTATCTTTAAACAAGAATGGCATTGATAGTAGAAATTCCATCTACCCTTTTCTGAAACTTTGGTACTTGCAAAAGACCTTCCATGGTAACTGAACCAAGAGGAACCAATTGATTTAAAGACGAAGAAGACGCATTGTACAGAAATCACTCTAGAAAACCAAGCAACCAATGAAAATCAGTGACCACAAAACAATTAATCCAGATTTTCAGGGAGATGTAAATCAGAAATAGAAAAACGAATCTGAAATTCGTGAAAGGGCTGATCAGGAGAAATAAGGGAGAAGCAGCCAAGCTTATTACCGGACATATGAGAATAAGAAATGGGAGTACTTCAGTATGCATGGaacaagaaaaagtaaaagaggATTCATAGACATGTTCAGGTCAGGAGGTATCAAGTCTCGACGAGTTGTTACAATCGATTAGACAATCCAGATTTCATGTGTAGCAAATAAGACTTGAGTTCATGTACAAAAGCAACAGAACAATCTCAGGTGATAAACCTTATTATGTGTTTAAACcgtaatcaacaaaatagttcTGCGCTAATATCACTTGCCTCCAACGATGATCTTGCAGAATCAGTAGAATCTTTTTTCTTGGTTCCATGATTGTTTACTCCATTTATGCTGACATTTTGAAGAGACATGTGGAGAGTAAGAGATGTATATGCCAAGATTGGAGATGTGTCCATATAATCGCAATGCCTGCACTGTACAATGCTGACTTCAGAAATGACCTTTAAAGCAAAGAATGCGATTTCCAAAATTTGAGACTTCAACATAGCAATTCGACTGTTTTCATCTACAAGCAAGTCCTTTATCTGCCAGGCTATTCCTAAAGCAACGGAATACTCCTCTTCAAATGAAGATGTAGACGTGGTGGAAGACTTTTTCCCACTGACATGTTTCCCCTTCGTAGACTTAATTTTCCTTCGCTTGGCAAAGGGATCAGTGTGACTTGGTATTTCTGTGCCAAATTTGGTATGGCATCCATGGGCAGTGTTTTGCAAAATCCTTGCCAGAGTTTCAAATATCTCATCAAACCAATTACAAGACAGCATCATCTTGTGGATGGACCTCACTTCAACTTGCCTTTCCATGTTTCTGGATAAACCACAACAACTTGTGACCAAAGCCATGCAATCATCAAAAAGCACACCAATATCATCTGGAGAGACGAAGGAAATGATCTCACAAACAGAGGACTGAGCACGCTGAGTAGCTGCAGCACCAAACAAGCATCTCAGCTTTTCAATGGACAACAACTCCTTAATGGTAGCCTGATATGATACCTCACTCACTAAGCTTTTGCAAAGGTTGGCAATGGCGACTAGTAAGCCATCAATCTGATCCCCATCAAGTTTGTTACGAGACAAAACCAAACTGATGCAAACTTTGACTAGCTCCATGAGAGAATGCAAAGATGCCCCTTCTGATAGAGAAAATTCACAAAACCTTGCCCCAGCTATGGGAGACCGTTTAATTAATGTGACACACCGATTACATGCTTCCTCCACAGTTACTTTTGAGGGGAAGTATGATGGCATCAGAAGTTTAGTGATTTTTTGACCAATCGGCGGTTGATCACTTGCAAGTGTTGACAGTAATAAATCCAGGCGCACAACCTGTGAAATATCAACAGAAAAAAGGTTAATCAACCATTGAGGACAAGAGGCATCACAAATAGTTCTTGTTTATAAGGACTCCAAAATTTAAATTGCAAGGTAATATGTACCTTATGAAATTGGAAACTCCTAATGTCCCTTAAAAGAAGAAGGAGATCTACAAGAGCAGAGCGATTGGCAAAGGAAGAATCGAGAATCAGATGCCCCAATCTTGGTAGAAGAACTTTAAGAATCTCATGAGATTGAGGATTGCCAAGCAAATATACAATGCCATTCAACGTGGCAAGCCTGACCTCATTGCATGGATCATGAGTCATGTCGTCAAATATTTTGGTGATTATCTTTGTGATGGTAGACGTAGGAATGATTTCCCAAAACAGATGAAGAATGCGAGAGGAACCTTCTACTGCTACAACCCTCACATCTGGACAGTCATCCATCAGTAATCTctccaacaaaaagaattgTTTATCCAGCAGCGTATCTTTGACCTCCTTTGTAGAATCAGGATCTTCAAGAGGGAACAGGTCTAGAAGTAGATGCAACGCATTTTGACGAACATTTGAGTTGGCAACCTGCCCAAATTTTGCAGTAACATCGAAAATTAAGCTGGCTCAAATTGTCCAAATAAATAAGTCATTAACAAGTTGAAGAACTAAAAACATAGTTGAGAACTCAATAGGCTATTTGCCTAGTATACTGCAATTTTTCTTTTGCTAAGCCGTTGGAATTCCCAAAATAATACATTCTCGAAGAGCTGTATATTCTTTGTGCTGATCAATAATGATTACAATATCGGGTATGGTTTTGTCGATGATTTGGTGGCAAGTAATAGTGCATTTAAGCCTTACTGAGCTGCCTAAGTCATTACTCCTTCCAAATCTATTGAAGTATACATTTTCATAAACGGAGACAGTGACATGACAGAGTGTTCTAAAAGTTAGTGTAGGTGGGCGGGGCCTAGACACTAGGTGGCCACCCAACCCGTTGATTAGGCGTTAT
Proteins encoded in this window:
- the LOC131304124 gene encoding thylakoid lumenal protein TL20.3, chloroplastic isoform X1, which gives rise to MSVSPISIILPLKSINTTSKPFSSSSFSNTTTTTTTCSSRLLKYYYYSSSKPLRVFCQLKPESSSNFHHPHKSGSSKWKTIISTTALATAATAAAVVTTFSAGNMPALADLNKFEAELRGEFGIGSAAQFGSADLRKAVHVNENFRRANFTSADMRESDFSGSTFNGAYLEKAVAYKANFTGADLSDTLMDRMVLNEANLTNAVLVRSVLTRSDLGGAVIDGADFSDAVLDLLQKQALCKYASGTNPVTGVSTRLSLGCGNSRRNAYGSPSSPLLSAPPPKLLDRDGFCDQATGLCDAK
- the LOC131304124 gene encoding thylakoid lumenal protein TL20.3, chloroplastic isoform X2, with translation MSVSPISIILPLKSINTTSKPFSSSSFSNTTTTTTTCSSRLLKYYYYSSSKPLRVFCQLKPESSSNFHHPHKSGSSKWKTIISTTALATAATAAAVVTTFSAGNMPALADLNKFEAELRGEFGIGSAAQFGSADLRKAVHVNENFRRANFTSADMRESDFSGSTFNGAYLEKAVAYKANFTGADLSDTLMDRMVLNEANLTNAVLVRSVLTRSDLGGAVIDGADFSDAVLDLLQKQAACFLKQQ
- the LOC131304370 gene encoding uncharacterized protein LOC131304370, whose translation is MEKRLRSSLQTSAEEFLSSAAKLGFKSAKPSLKTLIHSLKPSSSSLSSSLPLSLHQLISQSITRFKQLSQPPAPVDPAKSPKSPPAKRPRRSSRHASKNNIDDSGTKDEESKVVNERENVIQKLQIYTYVALLCISHPKKVFSPSDLLLAVRELHDNLVLFESDPVLLSEVSSLCDLWWKSEFPGRETLISQSLPVLLSRSLTLKKKVDVHRVYAIREAFMLFDFDDESIEDLKLLLIRCAITPLYLKTEDGRKFIAYMFGLSGQLLKEALAMIKSQIPFGRKSMLEAYGEILFRGWKLVEGNLRDEIENGFLQGLIEGAIHASSDSLAASIRRVLGGFIAQRTVDGVEKLLFCLAEPVIFRSLQVANSNVRQNALHLLLDLFPLEDPDSTKEVKDTLLDKQFFLLERLLMDDCPDVRVVAVEGSSRILHLFWEIIPTSTITKIITKIFDDMTHDPCNEVRLATLNGIVYLLGNPQSHEILKVLLPRLGHLILDSSFANRSALVDLLLLLRDIRSFQFHKVVRLDLLLSTLASDQPPIGQKITKLLMPSYFPSKVTVEEACNRCVTLIKRSPIAGARFCEFSLSEGASLHSLMELVKVCISLVLSRNKLDGDQIDGLLVAIANLCKSLVSEVSYQATIKELLSIEKLRCLFGAAATQRAQSSVCEIISFVSPDDIGVLFDDCMALVTSCCGLSRNMERQVEVRSIHKMMLSCNWFDEIFETLARILQNTAHGCHTKFGTEIPSHTDPFAKRRKIKSTKGKHVSGKKSSTTSTSSFEEEYSVALGIAWQIKDLLVDENSRIAMLKSQILEIAFFALKVISEVSIVQCRHCDYMDTSPILAYTSLTLHMSLQNVSINGVNNHGTKKKDSTDSARSSLEPTLLEQTMDHLFNCTKKLFEAGDTGNSSELPSEAKQERRKKTSYHGQQEKDSEIRTSSPSDGESILSEQKRMFSTVKILTAVLKYIVDATAMGLISFSQVKCLKFSLDYVEFIMSNLKQQSSDKVQFKEEDFKDAFLCWKSSFTYFAKLLNLVLVSSNGDSLPPPEAHNLANGLLDLIVSIESFLGSGYATRVVAAMKPWLPDLILALGSAHIQKQTVEDRESELSCYPLWLTMLAKIEFREISEVADEESEKVSEQLEFPAFKKLTEMVILLLRGNANVLEAVGVVFLSGIAGGLERKDFEMVLGLAHFVYAKLVKQERGEWEDLKLMSAFVHGIYPQLEREAEVISNEDERKMLKSAMVLLEPVQRSNMDGFWKDQMEEE